AGTGGGGGATGTTGATAAGAGGGACGTTGTCGATGCCTCCGCCAACAAGGATGAGCTTAACAAGGTCGTTCTCGCCTTCAACGTCAAGCTTCTTCCCGGAGTTGAGGAGGAGGCGAAGAAGTACGGTGTCAGGATTTTCTCCCACGAAATCATCTACACTCTCATCGAAAGCTTTGTCAAGTGGAGAGAGGAGGAGAGGCTGGCGAGGGAGAGGCAGAAGGTTGAGGCTTTAATCAAGCCCGGCAAGATCAAGCTTCTGAAGGAGTTTATTTTCAGGAGGAGCAAGCCGGCAATTGTTGGAGTGAGAGTTCTTGCGGGTGAGCTGAGGAGGGGGGTTGACCTAATCAAGCCCGACGGCACGAAGGTTGGGGCAGTGAGGACAATGCAGAAGGAGGGCAAGAATGTTGCAATAGCCTCTGCCGGTGATGAGCTTGCCATCGCCATTGAGGATGTTACCATCGGCAGGCAGCTTGAGGGAGATGAGGAGCTTTACGTTGATGTCCCTGAAAGGCATGCGAAGGTTATAGAGCGCGACCTTCTGGACTCGCTGGACGAGGAAACAAAGAGGGCCTTTAAGGAGTTTCTTGAGATTAAGAGAAAGGACAATCCCTTCTGGGGCAAGTGATGAAGGCTTTGGTTTTCACCAGCAAATACTGCCCCTACTGCAGGGCCTTTGAGAAAGTTGTCGAGAGATTGATGGGGGAGCTTAACGGCACTGTGGAATTTGAAGTCGTGGACGTTGACGAGAAAAGGGAGCTTGCTGAGAAGTACGAGGTTTTGATGCTCCCCACCTTGGTTCTTGCAGATGGAGATGAGGTTTTGGGAGGCTTCATGGGCTTTGCCGACTACAAAACAGCCCGAGAAGCCATATTGGAGCAGATTTCAGCATTTCTTAAGCCTGATTACAAAAACTGAGCCTTTTGGTTCGTTATCCTCAACCCAGATTTCTCCAGCATATCTCTCGACTATTTTTCTTGCGATGAAAAGCCCCAGTCCTGTCTGCGCAGCCTTCCCGTACTTGAACCCCTCCTCAAAAATTCTCTGTTTTATCTCATCCGGAATACCGATTCCAAAATCGGCAATCCTTATCTCACACCATTCCTTGCCTTCAGAAACTGTGATTTCCACTCTGTCCGTACCGCTGTGGATGAATGCGTTGTTCACGATGTTCTCTACCACAGACCTCAGACCCTCGTCGGCAAGAGCCCTGCCCTCTCCTTTAACCGAAACGTTCTCAAAGGACTTTGCAACCTCGGAAACCAGCTCTCCAACATCTATGCATCTCAACTCTCCAGACTTCACGGCATCCTCAAACGCCCTCATGTTCCGGACTATGCTTACAGCTCTGTTAATTGACGTCAAAGCCTTGTTCAGGTAGTCCTTGTTGCTCTCCTCAATACCCATCTCAAGGAGGGCCATTGCCGAAGTCAGGGCGTTGAGAACGTCATGCCTTAGCGTCTTGTTTATCAGCTCGAGCATGGATGTCAGCTCTTCCAGCCTTTTTCTCTCCTCCTCAATTTCTGTGATGTCGATAACGCTGCCGAGTGCCGCCCTCTCTCCTTCATAAGCGATAGAAGCCACGTTCTCGTAAACCCACCTGATTTTACCGTCTTTCCTCACTACTCTGTACTTGTAGGGCTCTGTCTCACGCCCTTTCAGCATCTCAATGGCTTTCCGCCTCACAAACTCCCTGTCTTCTTCAGCAACGATCTCAAGGCTTTTCATTCCAACAAGCTCCTCAGCAGAATAGCCCGTAATTCGCTCAAATGCTGGATTGACGAGCTTAAACTTACCCCCTACGAGTATGTAAAGCCCAGCAGGAGAGATGTTGAATATGCTCCTGAAAAGCTCCTCCCTTTCTGCAAGCCTTTGTTCTATCATTTTCTTGTCGGTTATGTCTATTGCGAAGGCCATGACGGACTTCTTCCCATCCCAATCAATCGCCCCTCCGGCAACGAGCACCCACCTTTCGCTTCCGTCTTTTCTGATGGTTTTGAGCTCGTAAACCGGCTTTTCTCCCTCAAGCCTCTTTTGCATCATAGCCCTTGCCAAGTCGTGGTAATCTGGATGAATCAAATCCCAGACCTTCCTATTCAGAAGTTCCTCTCTGGTGTAGCCGTGAATTTGGCAGAGAGCCTCATTCACGAAGAGAATTGTGCCCTGGTGATGCACGAGGATTCCTGCTGGTGAGAGCTCTGCAAGGGCTTTGAACTTCCTCTCCCTGTCCTCAAGCTCTTTTTCAAGCCTGATTCTCTCAGTGATGTCCCTCCCCACAACTATGGTCCTCCTGAATCCCTTAATGGCAACCATGCTGTAGTATCTGTCACCGACGGAGCAGGTGTCATCTTTACAAATCTCAGAGTAGATTTTTCCCCCCACATCCCCAAAAACTCTGCGGGCTGTCTCATTCTGGCTTACTATAACCCCCTCTTCGTTCATCGTTAGAATGATGTCAGGGGTGCGGTCGAGAAAGGTCACGACTTCTTGGAAGAGCAGCAACCTGTCCAGCAGCTTGCTCAGCAAGGGAATCAGAAGCTTTATTACCTCATCATCCCCGCAGAGCCTTATCGTGGCATCTCCAGTTTTTACCTCAGTTACCTTGCCACTCTGCTCCCCTGCTCTGCTTTCAGCCCACCCACTTCTATTTCTGCATAACTCACCTTAGCATAATTTACAAGAAAGCTGCAGAGATTAGGAAGCGTACTTTCAAGGTCATCCGAGCAAAGCATCTCAAGGGCTTCAATTGCACTTTTTTCCACATCAATTTTCGTTGTTTATCAACATTTAAACTTTATCTTGTTTAGGCGCAAGAGTAGCATTTTATCCTCTGTTTCTTTTGCAGCATGTTGATGATAATTATTATTTACGTAATAATGGTCATTGTTATTACAATTATGCTTACATGATAGTAAAATTTATATATCACAAGGTTTAATAATGACTGAGGTGATGAAAAATGGAGAGGAAGGACGAGAGAAAGGAAGCGGAGAAGGTGTTCAAGGAGATTAAGATATTTGCAGGTTAATGATATTTGAAATAATAAAGATCGGGTCTCAACCAATAAATTTTGCTTATCCTATACCTTTACTATCTCTTTTGGCATTCATGCTCTCAGGGTCTGGCTATAACGAGCTTATTATTTCGTATATTTTCGCATTTTCATTTTTTACAGCCGCTAACCTTTGGAATCACCTAAATGATGCTGAAGATGATCTTAATGCCGGTCGTAACTATGCAAGATTTCTTATTGAACATCGCAAAATCGTGACAGAATTTGTCGTTGCTTTTTATTTTGTATCTTTTTTATTAATATTTTTTATATCAAAAAGTAAAGAAATTGCATTACTATTAACAGGATTATCTGTCGTTTTAACTTGGCTTTACTCTGATAAAATTTTTATTGGAAAAATTATCAGACGATTCAAAGAGGATTACAAGACTGAAGTATTTACATATATTTTGTGTTCGTTTTCTTTTCCACTAAGTTTTTGGACCATTTTTTCTGAAATTTCTCAAGTTGGAGTGGTTTTTACTTTGGCTACTGGATTTACATATCTCTCGGGTTTCTTCTTAAAAGACTTAAAAGACATTTCTGCCGATATAAAATCTGGTTACAGAACATTAGCCGTAGTTCTTTCACCCAGCACTTTATTGATAATATCGGTGATGTTGTTTATTGCCTCAACTTTTGTCGTAATTTTTTCATCATTGTTAGATGTGACTCCTACCAGTTCCTTGCTAGTTCTCACAGTATATCCCCCCATTTTGTTCGCAATCTACAAATTTCATAAAGAAAAATGGAAAATAACTAAAAATATTATTTCTTCTTTAAAAATTTACACTTACTCTTATCTAGGTTTTTTAATTGCCTTTGCTATAGGTTGTAAACTGTAATAATTAAGCAAAAAAAAACGTGGAGTACTATAAATTAAGAAACACTGTCGACAACGTTGTGTTTAAACAAATTTTTTCTTCTACTTCACTCATTGATCTCTTCTGCATTTTACCTGTGTACGACGGGAAAGACACTAAAACGCCGTATACATCTTTTCCCCGAAAAACATTTACAATCCAATCCTCGAACATTAACATAATATTCTGGTCAACGAAAATAAAGTCAAACTTTTCTGAGTTTATTACTAATTTTATTCTATCCAACCCACCTTTCAGCTGCTCTCCTAAAAATAATCCCTCGTCATAAAATATATCTAAAGTAAAAAAGGAAGGATAAAATTTTAAATTATAATCCATCAATCCTAAA
The nucleotide sequence above comes from Archaeoglobus fulgidus DSM 4304. Encoded proteins:
- a CDS encoding sensor histidine kinase, which codes for MLSKLLDRLLLFQEVVTFLDRTPDIILTMNEEGVIVSQNETARRVFGDVGGKIYSEICKDDTCSVGDRYYSMVAIKGFRRTIVVGRDITERIRLEKELEDRERKFKALAELSPAGILVHHQGTILFVNEALCQIHGYTREELLNRKVWDLIHPDYHDLARAMMQKRLEGEKPVYELKTIRKDGSERWVLVAGGAIDWDGKKSVMAFAIDITDKKMIEQRLAEREELFRSIFNISPAGLYILVGGKFKLVNPAFERITGYSAEELVGMKSLEIVAEEDREFVRRKAIEMLKGRETEPYKYRVVRKDGKIRWVYENVASIAYEGERAALGSVIDITEIEEERKRLEELTSMLELINKTLRHDVLNALTSAMALLEMGIEESNKDYLNKALTSINRAVSIVRNMRAFEDAVKSGELRCIDVGELVSEVAKSFENVSVKGEGRALADEGLRSVVENIVNNAFIHSGTDRVEITVSEGKEWCEIRIADFGIGIPDEIKQRIFEEGFKYGKAAQTGLGLFIARKIVERYAGEIWVEDNEPKGSVFVIRLKKC
- a CDS encoding UbiA family prenyltransferase, giving the protein MIFEIIKIGSQPINFAYPIPLLSLLAFMLSGSGYNELIISYIFAFSFFTAANLWNHLNDAEDDLNAGRNYARFLIEHRKIVTEFVVAFYFVSFLLIFFISKSKEIALLLTGLSVVLTWLYSDKIFIGKIIRRFKEDYKTEVFTYILCSFSFPLSFWTIFSEISQVGVVFTLATGFTYLSGFFLKDLKDISADIKSGYRTLAVVLSPSTLLIISVMLFIASTFVVIFSSLLDVTPTSSLLVLTVYPPILFAIYKFHKEKWKITKNIISSLKIYTYSYLGFLIAFAIGCKL
- a CDS encoding thioredoxin family protein, translating into MKALVFTSKYCPYCRAFEKVVERLMGELNGTVEFEVVDVDEKRELAEKYEVLMLPTLVLADGDEVLGGFMGFADYKTAREAILEQISAFLKPDYKN